aattaactattaactaattatctaattaactattaactaattaactaattatctaattaattaattaactaattaactaatttctgtttatctaattaactaatctctatttatctaattaactaattaactaaagttgttgtctgttcgaaactaataaactatttgcatgttaaactaattaactaattagctgcttaactaattagctacctaattatctaattaattaattaactaatttttatttatctaattaactaattatctaattaactaaagttgttgtctattcgaaactaacaaactatttgcatgttaaattaattaactaattaactgcttaactaattaactaaagctgttgtctatcctaaactaacaaactatttgcatgttaaactaattaactaattaactgcttagcTAATTatccaattaattaattaactaatttttgtttatctaattaactaaagctgttgtctatccgaaactaacaaactatttgcatgttaaactaattaattaattaactgcttaattaattaactaattaactaaagctattgtctgtccgaaactaataaactatttgcatgttaaactaactaactaattaactacttaactaattaactaactaattatctaattaattaattaactaattaactaatttctgtttatctaattaactaattaactaaagatGTTGTCTAtctgaaactaacaaactatttgcatgttaaactaattaactaattaactgcataactaattaactaactaattatctaattaattaattaactaatttctatttatctaattaattaaagctattgtctgtccgaaactaacaaactatttgcatgttaaactaattagcTAATTAaatgcttaactaattaactaattaattagctaactaattaacaaactatttgcatgttaaactataagcagtacgcattacctatttaaagtattggttctttataggtattttactttcaaacatttaatttatgataaaaatatcaatgtttgtaaataaaattcaaaaagtgttacaaaaaatatcaataatcttactttcaaacatttaatttatggccCTATGTCCCTccctttttgtaagaatattactgtaacacattttaaattttacttacaaacattgatgtttttatcataaattaaatgtttgaaagtaaaatacccataaaaagctgatactttaaataggtaatgcgtactacatatagtttaacatgcaaatagtctgttaattagttagttagttaattagttgattagttaagcagttaattagttaattagtttaacatgcaaatagtttgttagtttcggacagacaacagctttagttaattagttaattagttaagcagttaattagataaatagaaattagttaattagttaattaattaattagttaattagttaattaattaattagataattagttaattagttaattagttaataattaatcagataattagttaatagttaattagtttaactattaactaattagataattagttaagcaattgtcaagcaaataataattgtcaaGCAAGAAGAGggcaaaattgaaagaaatttctTATCTTACTTCTACAAAAGTTGTGAGGGAAGTTTCTGCAACGAATTGTTACTGTTCAGGGGAGGTGAATGCAATTTTAAAACCTAGAgaggaggtcagtgcaaatgtcagaaatctcaggggaggtttctgcaattatcccttgatTTAATAGTTTACAAAGAGCAAAGGCAAATTATGCACTTTCAAATAATTATGACAAAAATTTAGAGGTATAGAATTAACAATCCATACAAAAATCCTATTTAGAATTCAAGAGAAATTAACTATCCAAACATAATTCTCAATATATTTCAAATACTTGACTGGAATAAAGATAATTATTCCAAAGATATCAATCCATACAGATCCGAGACTGTTGTTATGATTCGGGTCGGGTCGATgaaattaacccaaaaaaaaatctcaaataaataaaagaaaagcaagcaaagagagcaaaagaaggaagaagatgaGCAGCAGCAGCAACGTCAACTCAGTATTCTATGCAGAATCATACCATCCAATTCAAGCAGGAAGCATCGATGGAACCGACGTTCTTCCTCACGACAACGGCATCTACAGAGCTCTCCTTTGCACCAACTCTGGCCTCTGTAACTTTTCCTATTGCTGATTTCCTTCCCAGGTTCTTGTTCATTCTTTTTTGCCATTTTTTCCCACTTTTTTATGTGCCCATTTTCTTGCAGATGACCCTTTTGGTGATCCAAAGGTGATTGGTGACCCCTATTGCACGATTTTTGTGGGCCGTCTTTCCCACTCCACCACTGAAGAAACTCTTCGGCaggtcccttttttttttatttaagtttcattttcttcattttcactTTGTTTTGTTGGTTTTTGGTTATGGCGTTTTATTTGAAAAGATTACTTTTTTGAGCTTATCTGTTGAATTGGGGATATGGGTTTTGTCTATTTCTTCAGGCTATGAGCAGATATGGAAGAGTAAAGAACTTGAGATTAGTCAGACACATTGGTTAGTTACTAATTTATCCACTTATTTATGCTGTTCAGTTTTTTTTGGTCAACTTTAATTTCAATTGTATTTTCGGTTTTGAGTATTATTGTGTTATATTTTACTTGTCTGTTTATGATTTGTAAAGGAAGTTATAGTTTTTCTACAATTAAATGTGAAGCACCCTAGCAACCACCAATCGTTACAAGTATTTATGATGATATATGGTTTTTCTCGGCCCGGaattttgtgtttcttttcttcagTTGCTTGGAAGAAAGTAAGATGAAATGCTCCATTATTATAGCTTTGTCGTGCAGCAAATCTTTTTGCTCACAGTTTGTTACTTGTAGAAAGAACGAAAGAAATAGAAGTgtacttggttttgaaattgTAACACGCTAGGGAGATGTTAAGTAGGTACTTGGTTTTGTAATGCAGCCTAGTATCAGTTGTATGGGGAGAACAAATGCAAAGGAGAAATATAGGGAACCTAATCTTTTTTTATCAATTGTGACACCCTTTCTGTTGCAACATATAGAATGATCCTAGCTGAATCCATGACTAGAAACTTTTACCGGGAATCTTGTCCACGTCTCAGAATGGCATCTTTGAATTTGCAAATGAGTTGCTGATGTAAATTAATCATTCTCATGATTGCTCTGCAGTCACTGGTGCCTCACGTGGTTATGCATTTGTTGAATTTGAAACAGAAAGAGAAATGAGGCGAGCATATAAGGTGAGTCTACTTTGTTATATATGAGAGGTTGTCAACCGTGTTTGGTTCTCTCCCTACTTACGTCAGTGTCACTTCTTTGTTGTTCTTTCCCTTTTGTCTGTTTAATTTGATAGCCTTAAGAGTTTTTCCTTCAATCTGTAAAATTTTATCTCTtgactggattttggcaatgcatgTATTTCCAAATTGTTTAGCTTTACTCTGAGGAACGTACTTTACGACTACCTTATAGTTGGTTATCACTTTAATGGCTATCTGGAGCAATCATGAAATTTGGCATCTTGATTCAAGCGTGCATTAGTTCAACTGTTGATCTATCAAGGTCATCTCTTGATTACcactttttgttttattttctttaactgCTGCCAGTCTCTGGAGCTTTTTGGTTCTGGTACTAACTAAAAATGGGCAGAAATGAGGAGCCTGGCATAATTTGTGTCAGGGCTGAGGTTTTTTAAGTCAGAAACCTTGGAAAAGACGTTCAACTTGTCTGAGATTGGTTGCCAAAAAGTGTAGACTAGCCATCTTTCTGCTAAGTAACAAAACAAATTTTCACAGCAGCTTGGTAGTAGTTAGAATGCTAATTATGAGTGAATTAGGATGATGTAAACTTTTACTTCAAAAGGTCAGCAGCCAAGGTAAAAATTATGGTTCTACAAACTAATCTTGTGATAGATGTGTTAGATATTACACTATCTATGTGTGTAATTTAAGACAAGGAACCCTGTTTCCTTTTCACGCAGAGAGATGCCGAGTTCTTGCATATACTCTCTTCCTTAATTTCACCACAACCCTCTGTTTAAGCATTCCCTGTTCCTCTTGAATTTGGTTGCATGAGATGTTCGCGATAATACATCATGTAGGATATGACTTATTAGCTAGCAGATCCTGGAGTACATTTTCACTGTAAAATCCTGGTATTAACATGTTTATCCGTACTTCCAATTTGTTGCGGGATTTAAGTCTGAGATACTTAAAGGGATCATCATAATCAGAAAAATACCAGATGAAAAGCCTATTTCCACATCTTTTGTGCAGGATGCTCATCATACCTTTATTGATGATTCGGAAATCATAGTTGATTACAACAGACAGCAGCTCATGCCAGGCTGGATCCCAAGAAGATTAGGTTTGTCAAATCTTTCTAATCTTTCGAAGCCTTATTATGATTATTATCAACTTTAATAGTTATTTTTCTTTCCAGGAGGGGGTCTTGGTGGTAGAAAAGAGTCTGGGCAGCTGCGTTTCGGAGGGCGAGAACGACCATTTCGTGCTCCCTTGTATGTGTCAATCCTTTGCTTCTTGAACCATGCTAACTAATTGACTGGAATTTTTCTATATGAAAGTTGCAACAGAAGGTATAAGGAACGTTAAATAGTCCATTAGAGTTGTTTTCTTATAGGTTATGCCTTTGTTATTTTTGGCCACTGGAatgttttctcttgtttccaTTTGTAATAATTTAATCGCTTTGTGGGATATATAGATTACATAATGGGTGACTGTTATCTTTTGTCTTAGTAAAAGGATGTTTTCATAAATAGAACTTTTGCAAGTGGGAAACAAGTAGATATCACATAAATTTTGCTAGTGACAGATGTTAATGCAAATTTTATTGATGCATACTCTTGAGATTTAGGAAAGTATCTGCTGCGTTATCTAAGCTTGTAAAATTAATCTACTTTTCTCAAGGAATATGTTGTTACCGATTCAGTTTTTGGATTTCAGCACTTCTGTTTATGGATTTAAATGTTTTGAGCATCAAGCTTATTTTCCACATAAAGTTGAAATCAGAATTTCACTCTTTTGGTAGACTTTTATTAGGTTTACCACCTTGGTGAACATTGTGGATAAAGAAGATGATCCTAATTTAGACATTGGTTGTTCTTCAACTGGATCACTTTATGATAAATTCATTGATTGAATCACATAATTCAACGATTCAATGAAGGGTTGATCCCTTTTCATTGGACTTCCTTATTCGCACTGAAATGACTTGACTGTCACTGTCAAAATAAGTATTGTAATCCATTTTTAAGAATCTTGTCTTATGATGTATTGCATGTATACCTAATTGTTACATGTTATACATGAAAAATaaaccttttaaaaaaaaaaagggaaatgctTTGCTTCCATTTGGCAACCTAGTTTTGAGAAGAATATTCAgtatcatttttcaaaatttagaaaCTAAAACACTCTCTTCCCAGAGTAATTTTGATATTCTTTTTAATGTCAATTGTCTGATGCGAAAATCCAATTCCGTTGTACTATATTGACCTATTATACTTGAGATTCAGTAATTTGCtacatttgattagtttagatCCTTGAGATGTAGCCAATCTTATAGCTTAAGTATATCTTCTGTTGCAACTGTTTTAGATACACTGGAGGAGTTGATCTTGTACCTTTTGTTGCAGTTTGATATGTCAATTGTCTGATCATTCCCAATTTGATTAAGCTGTGTCtggtctctctctcttctcactATTCTAAATCATCATGCTCAGCCCCAGTAACGCATTCAATTTGGGAAGTTCAGGAATGAAGGAAGCATAGTCTTTTTCATGACATCTGATTCCTGGGTTCAAGCTATAGACTAAATTAGCAAACAATATCAGAGTTAAGTTCATTGAATTATTTGAAAAGAAATCCTAAAGAGTTCCAGTTCCCTAGTAACTCGTGAGATTTGTTGATGTTTAAACCTTGCACCTAAGTGTGTTTGGTCCAGAATGACCATAAACTGTAGTATTTTCTTATCCTTCTTATTCATCCTTGTCATGGCCTTACACCAAATGGTAGAAATTCTATGATTCCTTCTATTTCTATTGTTTATTCAAATGCCCTTTTAGTATTCAAATATTAGCAAAAGATATCAAAGTTAACTTCATTTGAAAAGGGATCTTAAAATTCCCTGTTCCTAAGtaatttgtgagttgtttggtccaGAATAGCCATTAAGTAATAGGCTatagtttttccttttccttttgctttgtCTTTGTTTTGCGTTGCATCAGATGCTGAAAATTCTCTGGTTCCTTCTGTTCCTATTGTCTAAGTGCACAGCAGTCATCCACAGTGAAACATATTGAAGCAGTTTTCAATAAACTACATACAATGAACCCTTTCTGTTGTGAATTTCCAAGTCCTCCCCACTTCCATTTTGAGGTTGTAGTGGCCTGCCATTCTGGATCTACAATTTTAAATACAGTTGTCCAAATATTGAATAGCCATAATATTTTTCCCAAATATTCCCTTGTTTGCTCTAGAGTACTAGGCCCTACAG
This region of Coffea arabica cultivar ET-39 chromosome 3c, Coffea Arabica ET-39 HiFi, whole genome shotgun sequence genomic DNA includes:
- the LOC113735140 gene encoding U11/U12 small nuclear ribonucleoprotein 35 kDa protein isoform X1 gives rise to the protein MSSSSNVNSVFYAESYHPIQAGSIDGTDVLPHDNGIYRALLCTNSGLYDPFGDPKVIGDPYCTIFVGRLSHSTTEETLRQAMSRYGRVKNLRLVRHIVTGASRGYAFVEFETEREMRRAYKDAHHTFIDDSEIIVDYNRQQLMPGWIPRRLGGGLGGRKESGQLRFGGRERPFRAPLRQIPFDDLKRLGIPPPLEGRYVSRFEVPSPPRRKRVSADREDYSYKHDEETSRDYHLERSPSLDQSSDRWRRSRDRHDRSSKHHKRSRHSHRDEKKSNSRDHSGVSGSMDRSSSRQRGRYSHESERWSPRRNSLSDD
- the LOC113735140 gene encoding U11/U12 small nuclear ribonucleoprotein 35 kDa protein isoform X2, translating into MSSSSNVNSVFYAESYHPIQAGSIDGTDVLPHDNGIYRALLCTNSGLYDPFGDPKVIGDPYCTIFVGRLSHSTTEETLRQAMSRYGRVKNLRLVRHIVTGASRGYAFVEFETEREMRRAYKDAHHTFIDDSEIIVDYNRQQLMPGWIPRRLGGGLGGRKESGQLRFGGRERPFRAPLFHHHPEEKGFLQTVKTTPISMMKKLVVIIISKGHQAWISHLIDGGGQETGTTAQASTTNVVGILIEMKRSLTVVITQVSVVPWTEAVHANVADILMKVKGGLPEGTAYQTTK